The DNA sequence GGCCGGCGGCGACCGCGCCGGGATTGGTGAGCGTCACCACGTCGCAGTCGACGGGCAGATGACGCAGCAGCAGCCGCAACTGCTGCTCCGCCCCGCCGACGCCCAGACCGGTGATGATGTGCAGTGCCCTCATCTCACACCCCCGCCACCGGGCGCCGGCGCAGCCGGTGCAGCCGGAGCTTGAGGTGCAGGCGCCACGCCGTGTCGTTCTGGCCGACGTGCGCCCGCGGCAGGGCGTGCGGGCCGGTCAGCGGGCCCGGGTCGATGGCGCAGGCGTAGCCGTAGCCCGCCTTCCGCACGGCCTCGACGGCCCGCGCGTCGACCGTGCCGTACGGGTAGCAGAAGCCGTCGGCCGGTACGCCCGTCAGCTCGGCGAGCCGGGCGCGGCTCTCGGCGACCTCGGCGGTGAGGGTGGCGTCGTCGGCGCGGGTGAGGTCGACGTGGGTCAGTCCGTGCGAGCCGATCTCCACGCCCTCGGCGGCGGCCCGCCGGATGCCCTCGGCGGTCAGCAGCGGCTTGCGCGGGCCGAGCGGGTCCCAGGCGTTGTCGCCGCCGAGCCGTCCCGGCAGGACGAACAGGGTGGCGCCGCAGCCGAAGCGGCGCAGCACCGGCAGGGCGCCGGTGAGGAAGTCGGTGTACCCGTCGTCGAAGGTGAGGCCGACCAGGCCCCGCCCCTCGCCCCGGGCGCGGGCGGCGAGCAGCTCGGCCACGGACACGCCGCGCAGCCCGCGCCGGCGCAGCCACGCCAGCTGCCGTCCGAGCCGTTCGGGCGTGACCGTGATGCGGTACGGGTCGTCCGAGCAGTCGCCCACCGAGTGGTACATCGCCACCCATGGGACGGGCCCCGGACGGGGGGCCGGGAGTCTGCCGGTGCCGACGGGTTCAACGGGTGCGGCCATGGGTGAACCTTCGTGTGACGGTGCGCAGGGAGCGCCGCGCGGACGCGGCTCCCCCGGCGGCGAGGACGGACAGGGCGAGGGGGACGAAGACGGCGGTCACGGTCAGGCAGCCGGCCGCGAGACCCGCCACCGGGGAGGCGAACCGGCTCGCGGCGAACGCTCCGGCGGCGATGGCGAGGGCCGAGGCGAGCACGGGCCGGCCGAGCTCGGCCAGCACCTCGCGCACGCCGACCGACACGCCGGGGGAGCCGCCGGGGGAGCCGTCCCGGCGGGTGGCGCGCAGGCCGGTCAGCAGCAGGGCGGCCGTGACGGTGATGCCGAAGGCGTTGGCGGCGGCGATCCCCGCGACCCCCCAGTGGCCCACGGTCACCGCGCCGATCAGGGACGTCGCGGCGATGCCCGCCGCCATCACCCCGACCGGGTACCAGCTGGGGCGGCCCGCCGAGAAGTAGCAGCGGACCAGGGCGCCCACCAGGGTCTGGCCCAGCAGCCCGAGGGCGTACACGCGCATCACGTCGGCCGTCGCGGCGGTGTCGGCGGCGGTGAACGCGCCCCGCTGGAAGAGCAGTCCGATCATCTGCGGGGCGCAGGCGATCACCGCGCACATGCCCAGCAGCACCACGCAGGAGGCCAGCACCAGGTCCCGCTCCACCCGGGAGCGGGCCCGCCCGGTGTCGCCGTCGGCGAGCGCCCGCGCCACCACCGGGAAGGTGACGGTGCACACCATCAGCGACAGCGTCATCGGGATCTGCGCGACCTTCTGGGCGTAGTTCAGGTGCGAGATGGCGCCGGCGGGCAGGGAGGAGGCCAGGAAGCGTTCGACGAGGACCTGCGACTGGCGGCACAGCGCGAACAGCAGCACCGCGGCGATCAGGGCGAGCCGCACCGGCCGCCCCTCGGCGTCGGCACCGGCCCCGGCGGGCGCCGGTGCGCGCGAGGCCAGCTGCCGCCACAGCGACGGCAGCTGCACCGCCACCATCAGGCAGCCGCCCACCGCCACGCCCACCGCGGCCGAGCGCACCCCCCACTCCCCGCCCAGCAGGAACATCGCCGCGACGATGCCCGTGTTGTAGGCGACGTAGATGGCGGCCGGCGCGAAGAAGCGGCGGTGCGCCCGCAGGAAGGCGCTGCAGTACCCGGCGAGCCCGAAGGCCAGCAGACTGATCGCGGTGAGCCGGGTGCAGTCGACGGCGAGGCGGGGGTCGGACAGGCCCGGCGCCAGCACCCGGACCACGTAGGGGGCCCCGGCCGCCACCAGCGCGGCCACCGCGGCGAAGGCCAGGCACAGCCGGGGCAGGGTGGCCCTGACCAGGTCGCGCACCGGGTCCCCGGGCACGCCCCGCGCGCGGCGGGCCAGCGCCATGCTGAACGCGGGGATGAGCGCGATGGCCAGCCCGTCCTCGATCAGCAGCGTGGCGGCGATCTCGGGCACGGTCCACGCGACGAGGAAGGCGTCCGTGTCGCTCCCGGCCCCGAACAGCCGGGCCAGCGACTGGTCGCGCACCAGCCCGAGCAGCGACCCGGCGATGGACAGCGAGGCCGTGACCAGCGCGGCCCGGGCGAGGAACCGGCGGGACGACGACCCCGGATCACCGCCGCCGGCCCGCTTCGCCCGCCCGCCCGCCGCCACCTCGGTCCTCAGCCCACCGGCCTCGGGCGCGTCGGCCCCGGATCGAACGGCCCCGGACCCCGGAGTCATGGACCCGGGGGGCTGTGAAGGCACCACCGTCATCGCGTCACGTCCTCCGCCACCCGCGCGGGCACGCCGTCCCGTCCCGCGACGTCCCCGGCCGGCTCGTCGCGGAACAGCGCCCACCACGCCACCAGGCCCAGGGCCAGGCCGGTCAGTACGGTCGAGGGGCCGCCGATGTCGCCGTACACGAAGTCGGTCAGCTGCCACAGCAGCAGTCCGCAGGCGACGAGCCCGCAGTCGAGGCCCGGCCCGCGCCGGCGCACCCGCAGCAGCCCCCGCACCGCGCACACCAGCAGCGCCAGCCAGCTCCCGCCGAGCGTGAGCAGCCCGACCAGGCCCTGTTCGCTGAGCACCAGCAGGTACATGCTGTGCGGCGACAGCAGCGCCTGCCGGTGGTACGTCTCGCCCGCGCCCTCGATGTCGCTGCCCGACGACAGCGCCAGGGTCGCGTAGCCGTCGCGGTACTCGGGGAAGCCCTTCAGTCCCACACCGGTCAGCGGGTGTGCGCGCCACATGCCGGTGGCCGCCGCCCACAGGGTGTACCGGTCGACGACGGACTGGTCGGGGGCGTCGGCGACCGCCGCGATGCTGTCGACGCGCTCCTGCAGCATCGCCGTACCGACCCCGAACCCGCCCACCAGGACCACCGTCGCGGCGGCCACCGCCGCGACCGCCTTCAGCGCACGCCGCAGCCCGGTCAGCGCCAGCTGCGCGGTGCACGTCAGGGCCGTCGCGATCCAGGCGCCCCGGCTGAAGGAGAGCGCCAGCGGCAGCACCAGGACCACGGCGCACCCGGCGGCGACCGCCCGCTGCCGCACCGGCCCCCGGCCCAGCGCGATCCCGGCCGCGCACACCACGCCCAGCGACACCGCCGTCGCCATGCCCATCACGTCCTGCGCCCCGAAGGTGCCGACCGCACGGACGGTCTCGCCCTGGTAGGAGGCGCCGGTCCCGGTCAGGTACTGGTGCACGCCGACCGCCCCCTGCCACAGCGCGAGTCCGACGAACGACCAGGCCAGCACCCGGAAGTCGGCCCGGTGGCGCAGCAGTACCAGCACCGCCGCCGGAACGAGCACGAAGACCTGCAGATAGCGGCAGAGACCGCCGAACCCCGCCGCCGGCGAGGCCGCGCCCATGGCGGCGAGCGCGATCCCCACGACCGGCAGCCCCAGCACCACGGCGGCGACCGGGGACAGCGGCCGCCGCCGTTCGCGCAGCAGACGGAGCACGCAGTACCCCACCACCAGCGCGGACACCACGTCGGCCGGACCCGCGCCGTCCCCCGTCGGCGGCAGCGCCAGCAGCACGGGCACCGCCACGAGCGGCAGGGCCGGCACCAGTGCGGCGGCCCGGCGCGGCAGCGGCGGGAGGGCGAGGGCGTGGCTCACGTGGCGTCAGCTCCCCGTCGGGCGGACCAGCGTGGCCGCGGTGCGCAGCAGGATGCAGACGTCCCGCCACAGCGACCAGTCGTCGATGTAGGCGTTGTCGAACCGGCAGCGGTCCTCGATGGAGGTGTCCCCGCGCAGCCCGTGGACCTGCGCGAGACCGGTGATGCCGGTGCGCATCCGGTGCCGGGTCGCGTAACCGGGGTACGTCTGGCTGAACTGCGCGACGAAGTAGGGCCGTTCGGGACGCGGCCCGACCAGGCTCATGTCGCCGCGGAGCACGTTCCACAGCTGGAGCAGCTCGTCGAGCGAGGTGCGCCGCAGCATGCGGCAGAACCGGCGCATCTCGTGCTCGTTGGCCACGCTCCACCGGGTCGCCGACTCGTGCTCGTCGACCGGGCGGTGGGTGCGGAACTTCAGCAGCGTGAACGGTTTGCCGTCCCGGCCGATGCGCTCCTGGCGGAACACCACGCCCGGCCCGTCGGTGACCCGCAGCGTCACCGCGCACACCAGCAGCAGCGGACTGACCAGCAGCAACAGCGTCCCCGACACCAGGATGTCGAGCAGCCGCTTGCCGATCCCGCCCCCGCGCACGGGGGCGAGGTCCAGCCGCCGGCAGGAGAACCCGGCCAGCCGTTCGCGCGCCGGGTACGGCGCGGAGTCGGCGTCGACCTCCCAGACCACGCAGCCCGACCCGGCCAGCGCCCGCAGCAGCGGCCCGTGTTCGGCGCGCGCCGAGGGGCCGACGGCGAGCACCGCCCGCACCCCGTTCTGGATGACCGCCCGGTCGACCTCCTCGTCCGTGCGCAGCACGGGCAGGGCGTCGCCGCCGTCCGGTCCCTCGGCGACGATCCCCACCGGCCGCACCCCGCACCGGGGGTGGCGCAGCACGGCGGCGGCCACCCGCTGCGCGCCCGCCACCGGGCCGACGACGAGCGCGGCGAGCGGGTGGCGCAGCAGCGCTGCGCGCCGCCGGCCGTGCACGGCGGCGCGCAGCGCACAGCCCGCCGCGGCCTGCACGGCCGTCCCGGTCAGCACGGTGGAGGCGGACAGCGCCTGCTCCGGCCGGTACGCCGCCCACAGGGCCGCGGTCGCCAGCCAGGCCACCGCGACCCGCCCGCTCACGGCGGGCAGTTCCTCCAGCAGCCCCGGCACCGGCCCCCGGACCTCCCGCGGGCGCAGCAGCAGCGACGCCCCGATCAGCAGGGCGACCAGCAGGGGGTCGAGCCGGGCGCCGGTGAGCACCGGGACGGCCGGCGCGACGGCGGCGGCGTCCGCGACGAGCAGTGGCAGGGGAGAGGCCGGCCGGGAGGGGGCGGGGGGCAGCCGGGGGCCGGTGCGGCCGCCCCGGGGCGGCACGACGGACACGGGCGGGAATCCGTGGTCCCGTGGCGGTACGCCGGGGGACGGCACGGTACGTTCGGCGGTCACGAGTGGATGGACTCCCTGTGCTCGGAGGGCTCGGCGCGCTGGGTCGCCCGGTCGGCCCCGGCGCCCCCGACCGTCCGGTGCGGGCGCGCTTCCGTCGTGTCGGGCCAGGTGCCGAGCAGATCGCGGTAGACGTCGGTGACCGCCCGGGCGGTGTGCCGTACGTCGTGGAGGGACAGCACATGCCGGCGGCCGCGGTCGCCGAGGGACGCGCGCAGCGTCGGGTCGAGCAGCAGCGCGCCGACCGCCGCGGCCAGGGCCCCCGGGTCCTCCGGCGGCACCAGGCACCGGTCGGTGAAGGCGGGCGGCAGGCTCTCGCGGGCGCCGTCGACGTCCGTGACGACCACGGGCCGGCCGCACGCCATCGCCTCCAGCGGGGCCAGCGCCATGCCCTCCCAGCGGGACGGCAGGACGACGAGGTCGGCGGCCTGGTACCAGTGGGAGGCGTCCGAGACGGCCCCCGCGAACAGCACGGACGCGGGGGCGGCGGCACGCAGCCGGTCCCGTTCCGGCCCATCGCCGACCAGCACGAGGCGGGCGTCGGGCACCCGGCGGACCACGGTGTCCCAGGCCCGCAGCAGGACGTCCTGCCCCTTCTGCCGGCACAGTCGGCCCACGCAGACGGCGAGCGGAGCCTGCGCCCGCAGACCGGCCAGCGGTGCGAGCGCGGCCCGTACGGCGTCGGCGGGGGCCGGACGGAAGCGCTCGGGGTCGATGCCGTTGGGGATGACGGTCCACCGGCCGGTGATCCCGGCGTGCGCGCCGGTGGCGCGCTCCGCCTCGCTCACGCACACCACGCGCGCGGCCCAGCGCGCCGCCCACCGCTCCCAGCGCAGCGCGAGGGCCGCGGTGCCGCCGCCCACCGCCTCGAACGACCAGGCGTGCGGCTGGAACACGGTGGGGATGCGTCCGCGCACCGCGAGGCGCCCGGCGAGCCCGGCCTTCGCGCTGTGCGCGTGCACCAGATCGGGACGCACCTCGTCGATCAGCCGGGCCAGCTGCCGCACCTCCCGCGCCAGCGCGGCGCCCGGCGAGCGGGTCGCCCGCCAGTGCCGCACCTGTGCGCCGAGCGAGCGGAGCTGGGAGGTGAGCGCGCTGTCGGGGCAGGCGGCGGTGACGTCCAGGCCGTCCGCCAGCTGGGCCCCGACCAGGTCCGTCACGACCCGGGCGACCCCGCCGTCCACCGGCTGGGTGAGGTGCAGGACCCGCGGCCGGCGGCCGCGCGACGACAGGTCCGTGGGCACGGTTTCCTCGCTCCTGGGAAGGCTGGGGACGGGAGGTGGGGCGGTCACTGCCGGGCGTCGACGGCGGCGAAGAGCACGCCCGCCCACGCCGCGTCCCGCTGGGACGAGAGCCGGAAGGCGGCCTGGTCACCGGCGTGCGGCAGGCCCCCGGCGAGGTCGAACACGTCGGAGTCGTAGCCGAGGGTGTTGGTGTACGCCGGAACCCGCGCCGGGGCGGTGTTCCCCGGGTCGGCGATGGTGGAGTTCAGGACGTCGTCGAAGGGGTTGGCCGGGTCGGTGAACGCGGTGGAGTGGGAGCCGCCGGCGGTCAGGACGAGCGAGTCGCCCGCGGTGCCGCGGTCGCCGTTGTACGCCACCAGACCCACCCGTCCCCCGGCGCCCGCGGCGAACGGCACGTCGCGCAGCGGCATGGTGACGCCCTCGCGGGACGCCAGCGGGGCGAAGCCGTCCCAGAGCGCGAGGTGCCGCAGCGGCTCCGCCGCGTTCTCGTACGCCACCACCAGCGTCCAGCCGCCCCAGCCCCCGGCCGTCGACCGGCCCCCGGCCACGTTGACCTGGGCCACCGTGTACAGACCGGGCACGCTGTCGCGTACCAGCCGGGTCACGTCGGCCGAGGCCTGGAAGGCGTCCGCGCCGTCCGCCACGCGGTGTCCCACCAGCGTGTCCGCGAGCAGTTCCTTGTACTCCCCGCCCGGTTCGGCGATCAGCACCCGCCCGTTGTCCTCCGACGGCTTCTGCTCGCCCACCCGCAGGTTGCCGCCCCAGTACAGGCGCGCGTACGTCACCCGGGAGCCGGCGGGCAGACGGACCTCCGCGCGGGAGGAGTTGTAGGTGAGCGGGTCCCGGTCGACATCGATGTAGCCCATGTCGAAGTCGCCGTTCACCCCGGACCCGGTGCGCGCGTCCCGGCACGCGGACTGGCCGGTGGTGCGGCAGGTGGCGGAGGAGTTGGCCGCGCGCACGATGCCGCCGTGCTGGACCGCCCGGTACCGCTCGGCGAAGGGGAGGCTGTCGGCCTCCGGCGCGGGCGCGGCCGGCGCGGCGCCCGCGGTGGCGCAGGGGGCCCACATCGAGGCCAGGGCGAGGGCGCCCACCGTCGCATGGCGGAGTAGCTGACCCAGGGAATGACGCATGACCGTCGGAGCCTTTCGGAAGGGTGGCGGCGCCAGGCAGCGGGGACGGGTGCGTGCGTCCGCCGGTGGGGATGCATTCGGAGATTCGCAACTCTAGTCACCAAACGGACAAATTCACTGAAATTCAGTGAATGGTGCGAAGTGTGTTGAAATCGTGAAGCCATCCGGCCTCGTGCCGCCGGACGCGAACCGGGGCGCCACGGCCCCGAGGTGCCGCCCCATCAGGCACGACCGGGCAACGGGGTGAGCGGGCGTCCGCGAACGGCGCATGATCGGTTGCGGGAACCCGGGGGCGCTCCCACGGTGGGCTCAGGATCCGACGTTCACCGAAAGGAACACCCATGCGTGCTCTGCCTGCACGGCGCATCGCCCTCGGCGCCTGCTGCGCCGCCCTCCTGGTCGGGATCACCGGCCCCACCGCCATGGCGGCCGACGCGGCCCGCGTGGCGTCCTCCGACACGCTGCTCGTGCAGGCCAGGAACCTCGCCGCGCACGACCGTGACCTCGCCCCCGTGGCCGACCTGGTGGAGGCGGTGCGCGAGGCGGACGGCGGCCACCTTCCCCCCGGTGAGGCCCGACAGCTCGGTGAGGCCGCGCAGGAGGCCCTGGAGGCCGCGATGACGAGGACCCGGGCCGCGGTCCCGGGCGACACCGACACCGACGCCGAGGGCGGTCGGGCGGTGACGGCCCCCGCGACGGAGACACCCACCGCCGAAACCGAGGCCGACGTCGAAACCGAGGCCGACGTCGAAACCGAGGCCGAGACCGAAGCCGAGGCCGAGGCCACCAGCGACCTGCTGGACGCTCTGCGCGAGGCCGTGCAAGGCCTGGTGGACCTGCTCCTGTCCACCGACGAGGAGGACACCGCCCAGGTTCCCTCCTCGGTCGACGGCCTGCTGACCCACCTGGGCAACCTCGTCGACGCGCTGATCGGCACCGAGCCGCAGGCGTCCGTCCTGCCCGCCCCCGCCACCACGGCTCCCCAGACGCAGGTCCCGCTGCTCCAGGGCGTCACGCTCCCCGTCCTCACGCCCCTGACGTCGCTGCTGCTCCCGCGCTCCTGAACCCGGCGCTCCGGCACGCGGCCCGACACACGAACCGGTACGACAACCGGTATGACGACTGGTAGGAGAACCGACACGAGGGCTCATATGAGGACTCCCCCATCTTCGGTGCCCCCGGTTTCCGCCCGGGTCGTCCATCGTTGGGCACGGCGACCCCATTCCCCTCCGGCTCCTCGCGTTGCCGAAGAAAGGAACACGATGAAGTCCCTGAAGGCCGCCGTCGTCATCGCCGGTTCGTTGATCGTCACCGGTGCCGCCGCCCCCGCGTTCGCCAGCAGCTCCGCCGACCCGATGCCCGTCCGCAACGACCGGATCCTGCCGGCCCAGGACGT is a window from the Streptomyces capillispiralis genome containing:
- a CDS encoding DUF3344 domain-containing protein, which translates into the protein MRHSLGQLLRHATVGALALASMWAPCATAGAAPAAPAPEADSLPFAERYRAVQHGGIVRAANSSATCRTTGQSACRDARTGSGVNGDFDMGYIDVDRDPLTYNSSRAEVRLPAGSRVTYARLYWGGNLRVGEQKPSEDNGRVLIAEPGGEYKELLADTLVGHRVADGADAFQASADVTRLVRDSVPGLYTVAQVNVAGGRSTAGGWGGWTLVVAYENAAEPLRHLALWDGFAPLASREGVTMPLRDVPFAAGAGGRVGLVAYNGDRGTAGDSLVLTAGGSHSTAFTDPANPFDDVLNSTIADPGNTAPARVPAYTNTLGYDSDVFDLAGGLPHAGDQAAFRLSSQRDAAWAGVLFAAVDARQ
- a CDS encoding exopolysaccharide biosynthesis polyprenyl glycosylphosphotransferase, with protein sequence MTAERTVPSPGVPPRDHGFPPVSVVPPRGGRTGPRLPPAPSRPASPLPLLVADAAAVAPAVPVLTGARLDPLLVALLIGASLLLRPREVRGPVPGLLEELPAVSGRVAVAWLATAALWAAYRPEQALSASTVLTGTAVQAAAGCALRAAVHGRRRAALLRHPLAALVVGPVAGAQRVAAAVLRHPRCGVRPVGIVAEGPDGGDALPVLRTDEEVDRAVIQNGVRAVLAVGPSARAEHGPLLRALAGSGCVVWEVDADSAPYPARERLAGFSCRRLDLAPVRGGGIGKRLLDILVSGTLLLLVSPLLLVCAVTLRVTDGPGVVFRQERIGRDGKPFTLLKFRTHRPVDEHESATRWSVANEHEMRRFCRMLRRTSLDELLQLWNVLRGDMSLVGPRPERPYFVAQFSQTYPGYATRHRMRTGITGLAQVHGLRGDTSIEDRCRFDNAYIDDWSLWRDVCILLRTAATLVRPTGS
- a CDS encoding polysaccharide deacetylase family protein, whose protein sequence is MAAPVEPVGTGRLPAPRPGPVPWVAMYHSVGDCSDDPYRITVTPERLGRQLAWLRRRGLRGVSVAELLAARARGEGRGLVGLTFDDGYTDFLTGALPVLRRFGCGATLFVLPGRLGGDNAWDPLGPRKPLLTAEGIRRAAAEGVEIGSHGLTHVDLTRADDATLTAEVAESRARLAELTGVPADGFCYPYGTVDARAVEAVRKAGYGYACAIDPGPLTGPHALPRAHVGQNDTAWRLHLKLRLHRLRRRPVAGV
- a CDS encoding glycosyltransferase; amino-acid sequence: MPTDLSSRGRRPRVLHLTQPVDGGVARVVTDLVGAQLADGLDVTAACPDSALTSQLRSLGAQVRHWRATRSPGAALAREVRQLARLIDEVRPDLVHAHSAKAGLAGRLAVRGRIPTVFQPHAWSFEAVGGGTAALALRWERWAARWAARVVCVSEAERATGAHAGITGRWTVIPNGIDPERFRPAPADAVRAALAPLAGLRAQAPLAVCVGRLCRQKGQDVLLRAWDTVVRRVPDARLVLVGDGPERDRLRAAAPASVLFAGAVSDASHWYQAADLVVLPSRWEGMALAPLEAMACGRPVVVTDVDGARESLPPAFTDRCLVPPEDPGALAAAVGALLLDPTLRASLGDRGRRHVLSLHDVRHTARAVTDVYRDLLGTWPDTTEARPHRTVGGAGADRATQRAEPSEHRESIHS
- the murJ gene encoding murein biosynthesis integral membrane protein MurJ codes for the protein MTVVPSQPPGSMTPGSGAVRSGADAPEAGGLRTEVAAGGRAKRAGGGDPGSSSRRFLARAALVTASLSIAGSLLGLVRDQSLARLFGAGSDTDAFLVAWTVPEIAATLLIEDGLAIALIPAFSMALARRARGVPGDPVRDLVRATLPRLCLAFAAVAALVAAGAPYVVRVLAPGLSDPRLAVDCTRLTAISLLAFGLAGYCSAFLRAHRRFFAPAAIYVAYNTGIVAAMFLLGGEWGVRSAAVGVAVGGCLMVAVQLPSLWRQLASRAPAPAGAGADAEGRPVRLALIAAVLLFALCRQSQVLVERFLASSLPAGAISHLNYAQKVAQIPMTLSLMVCTVTFPVVARALADGDTGRARSRVERDLVLASCVVLLGMCAVIACAPQMIGLLFQRGAFTAADTAATADVMRVYALGLLGQTLVGALVRCYFSAGRPSWYPVGVMAAGIAATSLIGAVTVGHWGVAGIAAANAFGITVTAALLLTGLRATRRDGSPGGSPGVSVGVREVLAELGRPVLASALAIAAGAFAASRFASPVAGLAAGCLTVTAVFVPLALSVLAAGGAASARRSLRTVTRRFTHGRTR
- a CDS encoding O-antigen ligase family protein → MSHALALPPLPRRAAALVPALPLVAVPVLLALPPTGDGAGPADVVSALVVGYCVLRLLRERRRPLSPVAAVVLGLPVVGIALAAMGAASPAAGFGGLCRYLQVFVLVPAAVLVLLRHRADFRVLAWSFVGLALWQGAVGVHQYLTGTGASYQGETVRAVGTFGAQDVMGMATAVSLGVVCAAGIALGRGPVRQRAVAAGCAVVLVLPLALSFSRGAWIATALTCTAQLALTGLRRALKAVAAVAAATVVLVGGFGVGTAMLQERVDSIAAVADAPDQSVVDRYTLWAAATGMWRAHPLTGVGLKGFPEYRDGYATLALSSGSDIEGAGETYHRQALLSPHSMYLLVLSEQGLVGLLTLGGSWLALLVCAVRGLLRVRRRGPGLDCGLVACGLLLWQLTDFVYGDIGGPSTVLTGLALGLVAWWALFRDEPAGDVAGRDGVPARVAEDVTR